From a region of the Streptacidiphilus albus JL83 genome:
- a CDS encoding IS1634 family transposase, translating into MQRPRAELLITAVVEKRLGALPACAHFLRRLDIAGIIDGLCPVRDVAHLTHGQVVEALIANRLSSPTPLFKVARWAEQWAVEDVFGIHADFLNDDRIARALDAVAPHLDELVGSIGAKAITEFGIDASRCHWDMTSVSLYGAYENPDSDYPVVKFGHPKDRRTDLKQIQAGLAVTGDGGIPVTHRAFSGGAAEVSQVVDAMTALRQIAKRPDLLLVGDSKLLTYDNVSAMTAEGVHFLAPAAAASVDSAVYAALDLQSAEPVEYTAERDADKPADQRALYRVMEDRFTWKGRRRKDPALTMRRILVHSSSNATGQLKARTKKLARAREDLEKIQRNLGTRHYPDARKVADTVAVIAKKRRVTAYLHTDVSTSPDGKPTLTWSFDQDAVDAEAAVDGWYTLLTNLPADQATAAQVLLHYKGQGTVERRYSHVKGPFAIAPMFLQNNRRIAALITVICLALLVFSLIERQVRQALGDQRTMHGLQPGSNQALRPTGELILTALSDLRMRSGTATSPPVVLVSEGIQARLLDILEVDPTHPRWLDTRFPMCEGHS; encoded by the coding sequence GTGCAGCGTCCCCGAGCCGAGCTTCTGATCACCGCAGTGGTGGAGAAGCGGCTGGGGGCGCTGCCGGCCTGTGCGCATTTCCTGCGCCGGCTGGACATCGCCGGCATCATCGACGGACTGTGCCCGGTGCGCGATGTCGCCCACCTCACCCACGGACAGGTCGTCGAGGCGTTGATCGCCAACCGGCTGTCCTCGCCGACGCCCCTGTTCAAGGTGGCCCGCTGGGCCGAGCAATGGGCCGTGGAGGACGTCTTCGGCATCCACGCCGACTTCCTCAACGACGACCGCATCGCCCGCGCGCTGGACGCCGTCGCCCCGCACCTGGACGAACTCGTCGGCTCCATCGGGGCCAAGGCGATCACCGAGTTCGGCATCGACGCCTCACGCTGCCACTGGGACATGACCAGCGTCTCCCTCTACGGCGCCTACGAGAACCCCGACAGTGACTACCCAGTGGTCAAGTTCGGGCACCCCAAGGACCGGCGCACCGACCTGAAGCAGATCCAGGCCGGACTGGCGGTCACCGGCGACGGCGGCATCCCCGTCACCCACCGCGCCTTCAGCGGCGGAGCCGCCGAGGTCTCCCAGGTCGTGGACGCGATGACCGCCCTGCGGCAGATCGCGAAGCGCCCGGACCTGCTGCTGGTAGGCGACAGCAAACTGCTGACCTACGACAACGTGTCCGCGATGACGGCCGAAGGCGTCCACTTCCTGGCTCCGGCTGCCGCCGCCAGCGTCGACAGCGCCGTCTACGCCGCTCTGGACCTGCAGTCGGCCGAACCCGTGGAGTACACCGCCGAACGCGACGCCGACAAGCCAGCTGACCAGCGCGCCCTCTACCGAGTCATGGAGGACCGGTTCACCTGGAAGGGCCGGCGCAGGAAGGACCCCGCGCTGACGATGCGCCGGATCCTGGTCCACTCCAGCTCCAACGCGACCGGACAGCTCAAGGCCCGCACCAAGAAGCTGGCCCGGGCCCGCGAGGACCTGGAGAAGATCCAGCGCAACCTGGGCACCCGCCACTACCCCGACGCCAGGAAGGTCGCCGACACGGTCGCGGTGATCGCCAAGAAGCGCCGCGTCACCGCCTACCTGCACACTGATGTCAGCACCAGCCCGGACGGGAAACCCACCCTGACCTGGTCATTCGACCAGGACGCCGTCGACGCCGAAGCGGCCGTCGACGGCTGGTACACGCTGCTGACCAACCTGCCCGCCGACCAGGCCACCGCAGCCCAGGTGCTCCTGCACTACAAGGGCCAGGGCACCGTCGAACGCCGCTACAGCCACGTCAAGGGCCCCTTCGCGATCGCGCCGATGTTCCTGCAGAACAACCGCCGCATCGCCGCCCTGATCACCGTGATCTGCCTGGCCCTGCTGGTCTTCTCCCTGATCGAGCGCCAGGTCCGCCAGGCCCTGGGCGACCAGCGCACCATGCACGGCCTCCAGCCCGGCAGCAACCAGGCCCTGCGGCCGACCGGCGAACTGATCCTGACCGCACTGTCCGACCTGCGTATGCGCAGCGGCACCGCCACCAGCCCACCAGTCGTCCTAGTCAGCGAAGGCATCCAGGCCCGACTCCTAGACATACTCGAAGTCGACCCAACCCACCCCCGCTGGCTCGACACACGTTTCCCTATGTGCGAAGGACACAGCTAG
- a CDS encoding APC family permease, translating to MGWGTSKTGRPRVPLRHGEGDRDHLTSFGGLAALSLDALSSVAYGPEAIVLVLVAAGSSALRLTLPITIAITGLLTVLVVSYCQVIAVHPDGGGAYAVGKKDLGATVSLLAAASLVVDYVLTVAVSLAAGAASLASAFPSLAPHLLAMCLTGLVLITAVNLWGIAESARALMLPMVLFLIAIFGVIAVGLVRSHPAALVGTAQPIHISEALGVVLILKAFAAGCSALTGIEAIANGVPTFREPRARRAQRTELMLGALLGAMLVGLSVLIRREHVEPRGGVTVLAQLTAGSFGTGWAYYASNIAVTLVLALAANTSFGGLPVLMSLLSKDNRLPHLFGLRSERPVHRYGVVALALLAAGLLVAVDAVTDRLIPLYAIGVFIGFTISQTGLVRHWYTQRPPRWLPRAALNGTGAVLTAIAALVFVASKFAEGAWVVVLTVPALMLLFARIESYYRAVGLELELGRLPERPLAARSLVIVPVNSISRLTEHALHAALSLSDDVVAVSVHPDPEQGADFRAQWEQWNPGVRLESLESPHRSLVHPIVGYVERAQQGDRQIAVLIPEVQPRHWRYRILQNQRGLLLATVLRASTDAVICTIPYRLTSR from the coding sequence ATGGGTTGGGGAACGTCGAAGACGGGGCGACCACGGGTGCCGCTGCGGCACGGGGAGGGCGACCGGGACCATCTGACCAGCTTCGGCGGCCTGGCCGCGCTGTCCCTGGACGCCCTCAGCTCGGTGGCCTACGGGCCGGAGGCCATCGTGCTCGTCCTGGTCGCGGCCGGGTCCTCGGCGCTGCGGCTGACGCTGCCGATCACGATCGCGATCACCGGGCTGCTCACGGTCCTGGTGGTCTCCTACTGCCAGGTCATCGCCGTCCACCCGGACGGCGGCGGCGCCTACGCGGTGGGCAAGAAGGACCTGGGCGCCACGGTCAGCCTGCTGGCCGCCGCCAGCCTGGTGGTGGACTACGTGCTGACCGTCGCGGTCAGCCTGGCCGCCGGCGCCGCGAGCCTGGCCTCGGCCTTCCCCTCGCTGGCGCCGCACCTGCTGGCGATGTGCCTGACCGGCCTGGTGCTGATCACCGCCGTCAACCTGTGGGGCATCGCGGAGAGCGCCCGCGCGCTGATGCTGCCGATGGTCCTGTTCCTGATCGCGATCTTCGGTGTGATCGCGGTCGGCCTGGTCCGGTCCCACCCGGCCGCGCTGGTCGGCACCGCGCAGCCGATCCACATCAGCGAGGCGCTGGGGGTGGTGCTGATCCTGAAGGCCTTCGCGGCCGGCTGCTCGGCGCTGACCGGGATCGAGGCCATCGCCAACGGCGTCCCCACCTTCCGCGAACCGCGGGCCCGGCGGGCGCAACGGACCGAGCTGATGCTCGGCGCGCTGCTGGGTGCGATGCTGGTCGGCCTCTCGGTGCTGATCCGCCGCGAGCACGTGGAGCCGCGCGGCGGGGTGACCGTGCTGGCGCAGCTGACGGCCGGCTCCTTCGGGACCGGCTGGGCCTACTACGCCTCGAACATCGCGGTCACCCTGGTCCTCGCGCTGGCGGCCAACACCAGCTTCGGCGGGCTGCCGGTGCTGATGAGCCTGCTCTCGAAGGACAACCGGCTGCCGCACCTGTTCGGCCTGCGCAGCGAACGGCCGGTGCACCGCTACGGCGTGGTCGCGCTGGCGCTCCTCGCAGCGGGGCTGCTGGTGGCGGTCGACGCCGTCACCGACCGGTTGATCCCGCTGTACGCGATCGGGGTGTTCATCGGCTTCACCATCAGCCAGACCGGGCTGGTGCGGCACTGGTACACCCAGCGGCCCCCGCGCTGGCTGCCTCGGGCCGCCCTGAACGGGACGGGCGCGGTGCTGACCGCGATCGCCGCCCTGGTCTTCGTCGCCAGCAAGTTCGCCGAGGGCGCCTGGGTCGTGGTGCTGACCGTACCGGCGCTGATGCTGCTGTTCGCCAGGATCGAGAGCTACTACCGGGCCGTCGGCCTGGAACTGGAACTCGGCCGGCTCCCGGAGCGGCCCCTCGCCGCCCGGAGCCTGGTGATCGTCCCGGTCAACAGCATCAGCAGGCTCACCGAGCACGCCCTGCACGCGGCGCTGTCCCTGAGCGACGACGTCGTCGCGGTCAGCGTCCATCCCGATCCGGAGCAGGGGGCGGACTTCCGCGCCCAGTGGGAGCAGTGGAATCCCGGCGTCCGGCTGGAGAGTCTGGAGAGCCCGCACCGGTCACTGGTCCATCCGATCGTCGGCTACGTCGAGCGGGCGCAGCAGGGCGACCGGCAGATCGCCGTGCTCATCCCCGAGGTGCAGCCGCGCCACTGGCGCTACCGCATCCTGCAGAACCAGCGCGGGCTGCTGCTGGCCACCGTGCTGCGGGCCAGTACGGATGCCGTCATCTGCACCATCCCCTACCGCCTGACCAGCCGCTGA
- a CDS encoding N(5)-(carboxyethyl)ornithine synthase, producing MHQLTLGIIAKSHKENEQRLPVHPAHLERIDADLRDRIHLEEGYGAGFGYSDAQLAPLVAGLLPKAELIARSDVVLLAKPMLEDVAELREGQVLWGWPHCVQDDKITQIAIDRRLTVIAFEAMNHWTSDGSFNLHVFHKNNELAGYSSVLHAMQLRGSTGDYGRRLRAVVIGFGATARGAVTALNSLGVHDVDVLTARGVTAVGSPIHSARIVQFDHDEADDTTDPRRSHALTETGRQPLAEFLAGHDIIVNCVLQDTAAPLTFLIEEDLATLAPGTLVIDVSCDEGMGFSWARPTTFTEPMFTVGDNVHYYGVDHSPSYLWSSATWENSEALIPYLRSVLDGPEGWLADQTIRRAMEIHDGVVRNPAVLAFQHRAAEFPHRRQQ from the coding sequence TTGCACCAGCTCACGCTCGGCATCATCGCGAAGTCGCACAAGGAGAACGAGCAGAGGCTGCCGGTTCACCCGGCACACCTGGAGCGGATCGACGCGGACCTGCGCGACCGCATCCACCTCGAAGAGGGCTACGGAGCCGGCTTCGGCTACTCCGACGCGCAGCTCGCCCCCCTGGTGGCCGGCCTGCTGCCGAAGGCGGAGCTGATCGCGCGCTCCGACGTCGTCCTGCTCGCCAAGCCGATGCTGGAGGACGTGGCCGAGCTCCGCGAGGGCCAGGTGCTCTGGGGCTGGCCGCACTGCGTCCAGGACGACAAGATCACCCAGATTGCCATCGACCGGCGGCTGACCGTGATCGCCTTCGAGGCGATGAACCACTGGACCAGCGACGGCTCGTTCAACCTGCATGTCTTCCACAAGAACAACGAACTGGCCGGGTACTCCTCGGTGCTGCACGCCATGCAGCTGCGCGGCTCGACCGGCGACTACGGGCGCCGGCTGCGCGCCGTGGTGATCGGTTTCGGCGCGACCGCCCGGGGCGCCGTGACCGCGCTGAACTCCCTCGGCGTGCACGATGTCGACGTGCTCACCGCGCGCGGCGTCACCGCCGTGGGATCGCCGATCCACTCCGCCCGCATCGTCCAGTTCGACCACGACGAGGCGGACGACACCACCGACCCGCGCCGCAGCCACGCCCTGACCGAAACGGGACGGCAGCCGCTGGCCGAGTTCCTCGCCGGTCACGACATCATCGTCAACTGCGTCCTCCAGGACACCGCCGCACCGCTGACCTTCCTGATCGAGGAGGACCTGGCGACGCTGGCCCCGGGCACCCTGGTCATCGACGTCTCCTGCGACGAGGGCATGGGATTCAGCTGGGCCCGGCCGACCACCTTCACCGAGCCGATGTTCACCGTGGGCGACAACGTGCACTACTACGGCGTCGACCACAGCCCGTCCTACCTGTGGTCCTCCGCCACCTGGGAGAACAGCGAGGCGCTGATCCCCTACCTGCGCTCGGTGCTCGACGGTCCCGAGGGCTGGCTGGCCGACCAGACCATCCGCCGGGCGATGGAGATCCACGACGGCGTCGTCCGGAACCCGGCGGTCCTCGCCTTCCAGCACCGGGCGGCCGAGTTCCCGCACCGGCGGCAGCAGTAG
- a CDS encoding Smr/MutS family protein — MLSLDLHPIYRNNRDIELALRQFLFTATRSGEAVVEIIPGKGSGQLKRRVLAFLDQKHIRKLYLRHESAPGNEGRILVHFREA; from the coding sequence ATGCTGAGCCTGGATCTGCACCCGATCTACCGGAACAACCGCGACATCGAACTGGCCCTGCGCCAGTTCCTGTTCACGGCCACGCGCTCCGGCGAGGCCGTTGTCGAGATCATCCCCGGCAAGGGCTCCGGCCAACTGAAGCGGCGGGTGCTCGCCTTCCTGGACCAGAAGCACATCAGGAAGCTCTACCTCCGCCACGAGTCGGCCCCGGGCAACGAGGGCCGCATCCTGGTTCACTTCCGCGAGGCGTGA
- a CDS encoding slipin family protein: MAVVVTVVVVVALLLLVVTAMALKIVKQYEQGVLFRLGRVLGERRPGLRLIVPFVDVLHRVSLRIVTMPIQSQGIITRDNVSVDVSAVAYFRVVDPVKSVVAIESVRTAIDQIAQTTLRKVVGQHTLDETLSETDAINRDIREILDVTTVEWGVQVTLVELKDIQLPDSMKRAMARQAEAEREKRAKIINAEGESMAAAALGDASDIMMAHPLALQLRNLQSLVEIGVDKNTTVVFPAPLMSTIGELGSFLAREAAAAVPVPAAVPAAVPGAVPGAGAAPQPTSPAPRTDRVPVAPVNGDSILAVG; encoded by the coding sequence ATGGCCGTTGTCGTCACCGTCGTCGTTGTCGTCGCCCTGCTGCTCCTGGTGGTGACGGCGATGGCACTGAAGATCGTCAAACAGTACGAGCAGGGGGTGCTGTTCCGGCTGGGACGGGTCCTGGGGGAGCGCAGGCCGGGGCTCCGCCTGATCGTCCCCTTCGTCGACGTCCTGCACCGGGTGTCGCTGCGGATCGTCACCATGCCGATCCAGTCGCAGGGCATCATCACCCGCGACAATGTCAGCGTCGACGTCTCGGCCGTCGCCTACTTCCGGGTCGTGGACCCGGTGAAGTCCGTCGTCGCCATCGAGAGCGTCCGCACCGCGATCGACCAGATCGCGCAGACCACCCTGCGCAAGGTGGTCGGACAGCACACCCTGGACGAGACCCTGTCCGAGACCGACGCCATCAACCGGGACATCCGCGAGATCCTCGACGTCACCACCGTCGAATGGGGCGTGCAGGTCACCCTGGTCGAGCTCAAGGACATCCAACTGCCCGACAGCATGAAGCGGGCGATGGCCCGTCAGGCCGAGGCCGAGCGGGAGAAGCGGGCGAAGATCATCAATGCCGAGGGCGAGTCCATGGCCGCCGCCGCGCTCGGTGACGCCTCCGACATCATGATGGCCCACCCGCTCGCCCTCCAACTGCGGAACCTGCAGAGCCTGGTGGAGATCGGCGTCGACAAGAACACCACCGTCGTCTTCCCCGCGCCGCTGATGAGCACCATCGGCGAACTCGGCTCCTTCCTCGCCCGCGAGGCCGCCGCCGCCGTCCCCGTCCCCGCTGCCGTCCCCGCTGCCGTCCCCGGCGCCGTCCCCGGCGCCGGTGCTGCGCCGCAGCCCACGAGCCCGGCGCCGAGGACGGACCGGGTCCCCGTCGCCCCCGTCAACGGTGACTCGATCCTCGCTGTCGGCTAG
- a CDS encoding universal stress protein — protein sequence MPNPVVVGVDDPLAASAALDWATDEAQQRSLPLQLVHAPAWNPRHPPDDDAAQSIRRADERGLRGLAARAVGRHRGLKVSTCLAGGTARIALVAASEGAELLVLGSQGSGGLPELLIGSTSLHVAAHAACPVVVVPGTGERPAAAAPATRADGYDGYDGYDGYDAEGRSLDGVAVGIDGAGPSDGPLAFAFETAQRRGLPLRVVHTWSYPLAVGPGHAFPPVYEAGQVGAEATRLLAEVLAGWRQKFPEVRVTEDVVRSGAARHLVEVSANQQLLVVGRRGRPDGPVGRLGSVSQTVVHQTRCPVAVLPED from the coding sequence ATGCCGAACCCCGTTGTCGTCGGAGTCGACGACCCGCTGGCTGCCAGCGCCGCCCTCGACTGGGCCACCGACGAGGCCCAGCAGCGCAGCCTGCCGCTGCAGTTGGTCCACGCACCCGCGTGGAACCCCCGCCATCCGCCGGACGACGACGCCGCGCAGTCGATCCGGCGCGCGGACGAGCGGGGGCTGCGCGGGCTCGCCGCCCGGGCCGTCGGCCGCCATCGCGGGTTGAAGGTCTCCACCTGCCTGGCCGGCGGGACCGCCCGGATCGCGCTGGTCGCGGCCAGCGAGGGGGCCGAACTCCTGGTCCTGGGCTCGCAGGGCAGCGGGGGCCTGCCCGAACTGCTCATCGGCTCCACCAGTCTGCATGTCGCCGCCCACGCGGCCTGCCCGGTCGTGGTGGTGCCGGGAACCGGTGAGCGGCCCGCAGCCGCAGCCCCGGCCACCCGCGCCGACGGCTACGACGGCTACGACGGCTATGACGGCTACGACGCCGAGGGCCGGTCGCTCGACGGCGTGGCGGTCGGCATCGACGGCGCCGGGCCGTCGGACGGGCCGCTGGCCTTCGCCTTCGAGACGGCCCAGCGGCGCGGGCTGCCGCTCCGGGTGGTGCACACCTGGAGCTACCCGCTGGCCGTCGGCCCGGGCCACGCCTTCCCCCCGGTCTACGAGGCGGGGCAGGTCGGCGCCGAGGCGACCAGGCTGCTGGCCGAGGTACTGGCGGGCTGGCGGCAGAAGTTCCCCGAGGTGCGGGTCACCGAGGACGTCGTCCGCTCGGGGGCGGCCAGGCACCTGGTCGAGGTGTCGGCGAACCAGCAACTGCTGGTGGTCGGCCGCCGGGGCCGGCCGGACGGCCCGGTCGGACGCCTGGGCTCGGTCAGCCAGACCGTCGTCCACCAGACCCGCTGCCCGGTCGCCGTCCTGCCGGAGGACTGA
- a CDS encoding universal stress protein codes for MSAFTSAEDRAADTSESAHPATTAPVHGVVVGIDTSPDSEPALDWAAHEAARRGVALHIAHSWSLAPYQVPPGERGDLAEEQLRAAQQLVRRAEERARAARPGLRVDSELLSDRAVPGLVAAAGQAVMLVVGARGRNRLASTLLGSVSQGLAAHGRCPVIVVRGAEGRPDGGSEAAVVLGAGPGEPAAVVGFAFAEAALLGAPLRVVRTWAYPAVYPGIVALPPIEENDRTGEETADLTEVLAAARKAHPEVRVLTEVSLDEAAAALVDASAGARLVVVGAERHQRRFTLPLGRVTQRVLHHAHCPVAVVPHH; via the coding sequence ATGAGCGCGTTCACGAGCGCGGAAGACCGCGCGGCCGACACCTCCGAATCCGCACACCCCGCGACGACGGCGCCCGTCCACGGCGTGGTCGTGGGCATCGACACCTCCCCGGACAGCGAACCCGCCCTGGACTGGGCCGCCCACGAGGCCGCCCGCCGGGGCGTGGCGCTGCACATCGCCCACTCCTGGAGCCTGGCGCCCTACCAGGTGCCCCCGGGTGAGCGCGGAGACCTCGCCGAGGAGCAGCTGCGGGCGGCGCAGCAGCTGGTCCGCCGGGCCGAGGAGCGCGCCCGCGCCGCCCGGCCCGGTCTGCGGGTCGACAGCGAGCTGCTGTCCGACCGGGCGGTGCCGGGGCTGGTGGCCGCGGCCGGGCAGGCCGTGATGCTGGTGGTCGGCGCCCGCGGACGCAACCGGCTGGCCTCGACCCTGCTCGGTTCGGTCAGCCAGGGACTGGCCGCCCACGGCCGATGCCCGGTGATCGTCGTCAGGGGGGCGGAGGGCCGGCCCGACGGCGGCTCCGAGGCCGCTGTGGTGCTGGGGGCCGGGCCCGGTGAGCCGGCGGCCGTGGTCGGCTTCGCCTTCGCCGAGGCGGCCCTGCTGGGCGCTCCGCTCCGGGTGGTCCGCACCTGGGCCTACCCGGCGGTGTACCCCGGGATCGTGGCGCTGCCGCCGATCGAGGAGAACGACCGCACCGGCGAGGAGACCGCGGACCTGACCGAGGTCCTGGCGGCGGCCCGCAAGGCGCACCCGGAGGTGCGGGTGCTGACCGAGGTGAGCCTGGACGAGGCGGCGGCCGCCCTGGTCGACGCCTCCGCCGGCGCCCGGCTGGTCGTCGTCGGCGCCGAGCGCCACCAGCGCCGGTTCACCCTGCCGCTCGGCCGGGTCACCCAGCGGGTGCTGCACCACGCCCACTGCCCGGTTGCGGTCGTCCCCCACCACTGA